Within Microaerobacter geothermalis, the genomic segment CCTGAACTTCTATTCTTCCCTCACTTTTTTCATTTACAAGTTGGGCAAACCTTTGGGCTGCTATTCCTTTTGGTGTATTTTCGGCAACTACATGGCTAAATTTGATGATAACTTTTTCTTTTAAACCTTCCTGTTCCACATCGTATGCTTTAGGTTCAAGGGATTTTCCCATGCCAAAACCAACATAGAAGGCGCTGCCAAACCCTAACACGATAAAAATGAGGATAGCAAATAGATTTCTCATCATAAGCTCCCCTTTCTAAAAACCGTTAAGTTTATATCGGTTTATGGGTCTGCCGATGGTTCCGTATTTGATATCAATGTTAACCCGTCCAATTTTTTCTAGATAATCAAGATATCTTCTGGCGGTTACCCGGGCAATACCAACTCCCTCTGCCACTTCTTCAGCAGATAAAGGATCCTGTCTCTCCATAAGAAACTGAAGGATCTGATTCAGGGTATAATGGTGAAGTCCCTTTGGTAATTCATCATCGGGCTGTTGAGTATACTTTCTTAAATGGTCTATGTCTTCCTGTGTCAAGTCGCTTTGGTTCATTCGATGTTTTAGCATCCAATACTTTTCAAGGGAATGTTTTAATCTTTCATATTTAAACGGTTTTATAATGTAATCGATCGCCCCAAAGCGAAATATTTGTTGAATTGTTTCGGTGTCTCTGGCAGCAGTGATGGCGATGATGTCCACATCCATATTTTGGGTTCTAATCTCCTGAATGGTTTCCAAACCGTTCTTTTCCGGCATATAAATGTCTAAAACGACAAGTTGGACCTCCAATTCCAATAATCGCTTGATTCCTTCTTGTCCGTTGGATGCAACACCAACCACTTGAAAATTTGGTGTTCTTTCAATAAATTGCCGATTCACTTCCTGAACCATTGGGTCATCTTCGATTAACAAAACCTTAATTTTTTCATAATCATTAGACATATGCTTCCCTCCTCTCGCGGCTCATAGGGAAAGTAATGGTGATCGTGGTGCCTTCGCCTGGTTCTGACTCAACATAGACATTCCCATTTGCTTTTAGTACTTTTTCATGAACCAAAAACAATCCAATGCCTCTACCAGTAGTTTTCTTCGTGGAGAACCCTTTTTCAAACATGTGTTTTTTTGTAAAAGAATCCATTCCTTTTCCGTTATCTTCCACAATAATGGTCAATTGTTCAGGATCCTGATCAATTCTTACAAAGATGATTTTGTGATTCCTTTGAATCCCCTGGTAGGAATCGAATGCATTTTCGATTAGATTTCCAATAATAAGAACAAGGTCATGGTGATCTAAGGATTCCGGAATTTGATGGAGCTTGCTTTCTTTATCAACCTTCACGAAAATACCCAATTCCTTTCCTCTGCTAATTTTTCCCAATAGAAGTCCTGAAATACTGTGATCATGAATATGCTTGGCAAGAAATTGGGTCACTTCTTCCTGTTCTTCAGTCACCTGAAACACATACTCCAATGCTTTTTCCATATTTCCCAGTTGAATAAGGCCTGCAATGGTATGAAGCTTATTCATATGTTCGTGGTTCTGAACCCTTAAGGCATCAACGAAAGCTTTTACTCCTGTTAATTCTTCTGCAAGCTGGGTTACTTCTGTTTTATCTTGGAAAATGGCTACTGCTCCAACGGTTTTATCATCAACCCGAATCGGAATACGACTGCTGACAATCAATGTATCTCCAATGTAAAATTCCCGATGGTAGAGTGGATGTCCAAGCTCCAAAACTTCAGGAAGGCGGGTTTCTG encodes:
- a CDS encoding response regulator, which encodes MSNDYEKIKVLLIEDDPMVQEVNRQFIERTPNFQVVGVASNGQEGIKRLLELEVQLVVLDIYMPEKNGLETIQEIRTQNMDVDIIAITAARDTETIQQIFRFGAIDYIIKPFKYERLKHSLEKYWMLKHRMNQSDLTQEDIDHLRKYTQQPDDELPKGLHHYTLNQILQFLMERQDPLSAEEVAEGVGIARVTARRYLDYLEKIGRVNIDIKYGTIGRPINRYKLNGF
- a CDS encoding ATP-binding protein codes for the protein MVPFYHLPIRWKITIFTFGIVLFSILMGAIILIGNMVELRINEMGNRSLLTARVVAQLPEIKREIGKPNGSKVIQPIVEKIRIINDDDYIVVMDMNRIRYADPSPSKIGTKFEGEDAGPAFAEHTYTSQAKGEIGISVRSFTPIMNDDLEQVGVVMVGNILPSIWEIILSVRGDFYLTITLSLVFGVWGSWLLASHIKRQTFQLEPHELARVLDERTATFHAIHEGVIAIDQFERITVMNQAAKNMLKIHGDPIGKPIREAIPETRLPEVLELGHPLYHREFYIGDTLIVSSRIPIRVDDKTVGAVAIFQDKTEVTQLAEELTGVKAFVDALRVQNHEHMNKLHTIAGLIQLGNMEKALEYVFQVTEEQEEVTQFLAKHIHDHSISGLLLGKISRGKELGIFVKVDKESKLHQIPESLDHHDLVLIIGNLIENAFDSYQGIQRNHKIIFVRIDQDPEQLTIIVEDNGKGMDSFTKKHMFEKGFSTKKTTGRGIGLFLVHEKVLKANGNVYVESEPGEGTTITITFPMSRERREAYV